The following are from one region of the Nicotiana tabacum cultivar K326 chromosome 3, ASM71507v2, whole genome shotgun sequence genome:
- the LOC107821858 gene encoding uncharacterized protein LOC107821858, with protein MERLYKAFGDDFLELYKREIGISQPRNFARRISASEVTVKRLDLYGKLNGHEGCVNTIDFNATGDVLASGSDDRRVILWDWATRKSKLSYQSGHMDNIFQAKFMPFTDDRRIVTAAADGQVRLGLLLENGQVETKRLGRHQGRVHKLAVEPGSPYIFYSCGEDGFVQHYDLRSNSSTKIFRCSSLAENNKQSSSSISLNAIVIDPRNPNYFAVGGSDEYARVYDIRMYEMDALHNSDRPVNTFCPPHLIKAHDVHITALAYSSSSELLVSYNDELIYLFQKNMGLGLSPLSSRGEDAKKLEEPQVYSGHRNSRTIKGVSFFGPYDEYVLSGSDCGHIFIWKKKGANLVRLMAGDKHIVNQLEPHPCIPVLATCGLEKTIKLWTPSSNNVSALPRDVLKIMEANRRGREDHSRVTLTPDVIMHVLRLQRRQGVAYVERRHSRDDVESDEDDGEEAYILGFPDSDTEEGVTGNSECSIS; from the exons ATGGAGAGGCTGTACAAGGCTTTCGGGGATGACTTCTTGGAGTTGTATAAGAGAGAAATTGGGATTTCTCAGCCCAGAAACTTCGCTCGCCGAATCTCTGCTTCTGAG GTTACAGTGAAGCGACTGGATCTGTACGGGAAATTAAATGGTCACGAGGGATGTGTTAACACAATTGACTTCAATGCCACTGGTGATGTTCTTGCCTCAGGTTCCGATGACCGACGAGTAATACTATGGGACTGGGCGACAAGGAAATCAAAACTGTCTTACCAATCAGGCCACATGGACAACATATTCCAGGCCAAGTTCATGCCCTTCACCGATGATCGGAGAATAGTAACTGCCGCTGCTGATGGCCAG GTCAGGCTTGGTCTGTTGCTGGAGAATGGTCAAGTAGAAACTAAAAGGCTAGGTAGGCACCAAGGTCGTGTACATAAGCTTGCCGTGGAACCAGGAAGCCCCTACATATTCTATAGCTGCGGTGAAGATGGTTTTGTTCAACAC TATGACCTGCGAAGTAATTCTTCCACAAAGATATTCCGTTGTTCATCTTTAGCGGAAAACAATAAGCAATCTTCTAGCAGCATAAGTTTGAACGCCATTGTGATAGATCCGAGAAACCCAAATTATTTTGCTGTTGGTGGTTCTGACGAATATGCACGTGTATATGACATCAGAATGTATGAAATGGACGCGTTGCATAATTCTGATAGGCCTGTCAACACATTTTGCCCCCCTCACCTGATCAAAGCACATGACGTTCACATTACAGCATTGGCTTACTCGAGCTCTAGTGAGTTGCTGGTCTCATACAATGACGAGTTGATATATTTGTTTCAGAAGAACATGGGATTGGGTCTGTCTCCCCTGTCTTCACGAGGTGAAGATGCAAAGAAACTGGAAGAGCCACAAGTTTATTCTGGGCATAGAAATTCGAGAACCATTAAAGGTGTGAGTTTCTTTGGTCCATATGATGAATATGTCTTGAGTGGATCTGATTGTGGCCATATATTTATCTGGAAGAAAAAGGGCGCTAACCTTGTTAGGTTGATGGCTGGTGATAAGCACATAGTAAATCAGCTTGAGCCCCATCCCTGTATTCCTGTTCTTGCAACATGTGGATTAGAAAAAACCATAAAGCTTTGGACCCCGTCGTCGAATAATGTTTCTGCATTGCCTCGTGATGTCCTTAAG ATAATGGAAGCTAACAGGCGAGGTCGAGAGGACCATTCACGGGTTACACTGACCCCAGATGTAATAATGCATGTTTTACGTCTGCAAAGGAGGCAAGGGGTGGCTTATGTTGAGAGAAGACACAGCAGAGATGATGTTGAGAGTGATGAAGATGATGGGGAAGAGGCTTATATATTAGGGTTTCCAGATAGTGATACTGAGGAGGGCGTTACAGGAAATTCTGAATGCAGCATTAGCTAG